In Palaemon carinicauda isolate YSFRI2023 chromosome 14, ASM3689809v2, whole genome shotgun sequence, the following proteins share a genomic window:
- the LOC137653027 gene encoding mucin-2-like produces MSADDAPEHTPAPTPTPHTSAPTPAPHTSASTPTHTSASTPTHTSASTPTPHTSAPTPTPHTPAPNPTPHTSAPTPTPHTPAHNPTPHTSAPTPTPHTPAPTPAPHTSASTPTHTSASTPTHTSASTPTHTSAPTPTPHTSAPTPTPHTSAPTPTPHTPAPNPTPHTLASTPKPHTHAPTPTPHTSAPTPTPHTSASNPTSHTPPPTPTPHTPASTPTPHTPASTPTPHTPASTPTPPYTCLYSYTTYTSSTPTPHTPALTPTPHTSASTPTPHTPPPTPTPHTPASTPTPHTSASTPTPHTSASTPTPHTSASTPTPHTPASTPTPHTSAPTPTPQTPASTLTPHTSAPTPTPQTPASTLTPHTPTSTPTPHTPASTPTPHTPASTPTPHTPASTPTPHTPAPTPKPHTSASTPTPHTPTSTPTPHTPASTPTPHTPASTPTPHTPASTPTPHTSAPTPTPHTPASTPTSHTPPPTSTPHTPASTPTPHTPASTPTPHTPK; encoded by the exons AGCATACACCTGCACCCACTCCTACACCACATACATCTGCACCCACTCCTGCACCAcatacatctgcctccactccaacacatacatctgcctccactccaacacatacatctgcctccactccTACACCACATACATCTGCACCCACTCCTACACCACATACACCTGCGCCCAATCCTACACCACATACATCTGCACCCACTCCTACACCACATACACCTGCGCACAATCCTACACCACATACATCTGCACCCACTCCTACACCACATACACCTGCACCCACTCCTGCACCAcatacatctgcctccactccaacacatacatctgcctccactccaacacatacatctgcctccactccaaCACATACATCTGCACCCACTCCTACACCACATACATCTGCACCCACTCCTACACCACATACATCTGCACCCACTCCTACACCACATACACCTGCGCCCAATCCTACACCACATACACTTGCCTCCACTCCTAAACCACATACACATGCACCCACTCCTACACCACATACATCTGCACCCACTCCTACACCACATACATCTGCCTCCAATCCTACATCACATACACCCCCACCCACTCCTACACCACATACACCAGCATCTACTCCTACACCACATACACCTGCCTCCACTCCTACACCACATACACCAGCCTCCACTCCTACACCCCCATACACCTGCCTCTACTCCTACACCACATACACCT CATCCACTCCAACACCACATACACCTGCACTCACTCCTACACCAcatacatctgcctccactccaaCACCACATACACCTCCACCCACTCCTACACCACATACACCAGCATCCACTCCTACACCAcatacatctgcctccactccTACACCAcatacatctgcctccactccTACACCAcatacatctgcctccactccTACACCACATACACCAGCATCTACTCCTACACCACATACATCTGCACCCACTCCTACACCACAAACACCTGCCTCCACTCTTACACCACATACATCTGCACCCACTCCTACACCACAAACACCTGCCTCCACTCTTACACCACATACACCTACCTCCACTCCAACACCACATACACCTGCCTCAACTCCTACACCACATACACCTGCCTCAACTCCAACACCACATACACCTGCCTCAACTCCTACACCACATACACCTGCACCCACTCCTAAACCAcatacatctgcctccactccTACACCACATACACCTACCTCCACTCCAACACCACATACACCTGCCTCAACTCCTACACCACATACACCTGCCTCAACTCCAACACCACATACACCTGCCTCAACTCCTACACCACATACATCTGCACCCACTCCTACACCACATACACCCGCTTCAACTCCTACATCACATACACCTCCACCCACTTCTACACCACATACACCTGCCTCCACTCCTACACCACATACACCTGCATCCACTCCTACACCACATACACCTAAATGA